In Rutidosis leptorrhynchoides isolate AG116_Rl617_1_P2 chromosome 2, CSIRO_AGI_Rlap_v1, whole genome shotgun sequence, one genomic interval encodes:
- the LOC139893223 gene encoding uncharacterized protein At4g14342, with product MQASDRFNINSQLEHLQAKYVGTGHADMNRFEWAVNIQRDSYASYIGHYPMLGYFAIAENESIGRERYNFMQKMLLPCGLPPEREEE from the exons GCTAGTGACAGGTTTAATATCAACTCTCAACTTGAGCATCTGCAAGCTAAGTACGTAGGAACAGGTCATGCAGACATGAACAGATT TGAATGGGCAGTTAATATCCAGAGAGACAGCTATGCGTCATATATTGGCCATTATCCAATGCTTGGCTATTTTGCAATAGCTGAAAACGAATCAATTGGGAGAGAACGCTACAATTTTATGCAG AAAATGTTGTTGCCATGTGGACTTCCACCAGAAAGAGAAGAGGAGTGA